Sequence from the Miscanthus floridulus cultivar M001 chromosome 16, ASM1932011v1, whole genome shotgun sequence genome:
TAAAACTCCTTTTTTGCATAGGAAGTGTTGCTACAGGAGATCTAAACTTCACATCAACTGAGCACTTGCAGCCTGCTCCTCTTGTTCCTATTGCTGCTCCGGCTGCTCTGGCTGCTCCAGCTGCTCCAGTTGCTCTAGTTGCTCCTGTTGTAGTGTCTGATAGCGCAAGTCTAGGTGCTACTTTTGATGGGCTAGACGTCTCAAGTGCACGCAATGAAGCTCAATCTGCACCTTCCAATCAAGATTATGTGCAAGAAACGAGTGGTGGGAGAAAGCGTAAGCAAAGTCACATTGGTGCTGCTATTGATGGTTTTGTGCAGTTTAAGAAGATGCAAACAAGTAAAACAATGGAAGCACTCAATGAAAAGAAGAAACAAGACGAAGCATTTTCAGTCGACAAGTGTCTCAATGAAGTTGATGCAATGGAACTtactgatgtggagaaggcgtatGCTATGAATATCTTCAAATATGAGATTGA
This genomic interval carries:
- the LOC136511027 gene encoding uncharacterized protein, translating into MSKARATWNSRYEKGLVDIMRDHHASQKQQLQEKEKELKGSWKAIHVALKDSGVGWNDSLAVVIAEPEKWKKLINDNGKMARFQKKLFSLYEDCTSLYAGSVATGDLNFTSTEHLQPAPLVPIAAPAALAAPAAPVALVAPVVVSDSASLGATFDGLDVSSARNEAQSAPSNQDYVQETSGGRKRKQSHIGAAIDGFVQFKKMQTSKTMEALNEKKKQDEAFSVDKCLNEVDAMELTDVEKAYAMNIFKYEIDREVFMKMKNKNVLLSVEAMLVEAILAETMFELRRYQLTELSSTV